A window from Actimicrobium sp. CCC2.4 encodes these proteins:
- a CDS encoding Hpt domain-containing protein gives MSSPISVTAPGVRDNFDAGSLSWIMAEIREALDQSRTALIEAIRQDDDARPTTLRHARAFLHQAHGALQIVDIEGVTILTETAEDLLERMESGQVPASPQAGQVLDNAYQALLGYLDELLAGVPQQPVRLFPYYRALLELRGAERIHPADLFFPNLAVRPQPVLVRVAGAAPVDYAKLRKRFEMALLPFLKKTAEPALASVAEMLDIIALVEQAQLTPQARNFWWVLRAFAEGVATSQIPAELYVKQLFARINLQIRRLSEGSASIAERLLRDALFFIARIERPSPLAQQVRAAYDLAGRVPQDYARPRYSAVDSDALEQAREHLLHAKQLWNRLAAGDASVAAAFEADTHHLAEAGTRLGAPALAKFLREFNGIARHAAHSRPGDQLGLDVATGLLFIDNALTNLGSLDEGFATRADALSARLLSLVAGEEPPDAGGWLDDMSRQAQQRQTMAALAGEMQSNLRQVEKTLEDYFRDPRQRAGLPSLQPVLHQIGGALAVLDQQDATRAVRHIERAVQAFADLPGDAAPEAAACSAVAQNIGALSFFIETLQLHSDAARGHFSFDDEQGIFRAALTGKKPAPERAPAHDAGLPVQPDHDLAQANLSAVLADISLDFADIPAVPEDVTVEQEMRQHQQQCADLAVALVERPDDPALQEKLRSVLQQVQRDARLLDHPEAGERASAAIALLAQADFVASSGALVSLLPGGAALPVAPAIPAPQTKAAVDAELLEIFLAEAGEVLDAVRTTLPQLQANPQDNFHLASLRRGFHTLKGSGRMVGLDAFGNAAWSIEQVLNRHVADEKGATPEVLGLIGQAGQLLTAWVGELSTDGHSGHDGLALIDAAQRLLDGAPLRLDVPAAGEEPIAPVVEPEATAAPVTAVGSAEVIAFPGTTVPVRDDNVRRIGDLEISVTLHSIYLAETDDLVRLLSHDLDEWRHEPERRVSVHAVHAAHSLAGSSATVGFKAMQELAHGLEDILQLLARKTVVLEAADFDRIAQCLVLMKGMLQEFALGDLPLPQPVQLNLLIALLHELDARAAVVVALPGADEPDGAVAGPEAELEELLQPALLPMPVTAAVIDELDADLLPIFLEEGRDMLPQMGTALRGWQNELTSTALPQSVLRLLHTIKGSARMAGAMQLGQYLHDTESQIETLLHVGQPHHAALDALLARHDHSLHLFDLLQNPAVAPVDEVPMPERAVPAGLSPPETVTPALSAAATGTATMVRVRADILDRLVNQAGEVSISRSRLETEVGTLRQSLSELTDNVARLRDQLREIELQADSQITSRRALSPDGEFDPLEFDRYTRLQELTRMMAESVSDVASVQQNLTRTVDEASVELVSQARLTRELQQDLMRVRMVPFSSIAERLYRVTRQVSKEVDKRVNLDIRGGNVEIDRGVLEKMAGPFEHLLRNAIVHGIEHREQRRAAGKNETGELRVEIRQEGNEVVLQFSDDGGGLDLQRIRSKALATGLLAPGRELAEAELTDLIFNPGFSTVVEVTELAGRGIGMDVVRAEAGSLGGRVAIATQAGQGAHFTIHLPLTLAVTQVVVLRTGDKIYAVPSVLVEQVQQLKATALASAYSDGAIQWQGQRVPLFYLPTLLGDRQTIAVTQQYAPVIILRSGNDRVAIHVDDIQGNREVVVKNIGPQLARMVGIAGATVLGSGEIILILNPVPLAQRALLETARLPLLDNIGTVADARQPVQGLRAQSIVMVVDDSLTVRRVTQRLLAREGFQVVLAKDGIDALEQLQSITPDIMLVDIEMPRMDGFDLTRNVRGDERTRAIPIIMITSRTAAKHRNYAMELGVDAYLGKPYQEADLLGEIREFLGRKVSGG, from the coding sequence ATGAGCTCCCCAATTAGCGTCACTGCGCCAGGTGTGCGGGATAATTTCGATGCCGGATCACTGTCCTGGATCATGGCGGAAATCCGCGAGGCACTGGACCAATCCCGGACTGCGCTGATCGAAGCCATCCGGCAGGATGACGATGCCCGTCCGACCACGCTGCGGCACGCCCGCGCGTTTCTGCATCAGGCCCACGGGGCCTTGCAAATCGTCGATATCGAAGGTGTCACCATTCTCACCGAAACTGCCGAAGACCTGCTCGAACGGATGGAGTCCGGGCAGGTGCCTGCCTCGCCGCAAGCCGGGCAGGTGCTCGACAATGCCTATCAGGCCTTGCTCGGCTACCTCGATGAATTACTGGCGGGCGTGCCGCAACAGCCGGTGCGACTGTTTCCGTATTACCGTGCGTTACTCGAATTGCGTGGTGCCGAACGGATTCATCCTGCCGATCTGTTTTTTCCGAATCTGGCGGTACGTCCGCAACCGGTTCTGGTCCGCGTTGCCGGTGCGGCACCGGTCGACTATGCAAAGCTGCGTAAGCGTTTCGAGATGGCCTTGCTACCGTTTCTGAAAAAAACGGCGGAGCCGGCGCTGGCCAGTGTGGCCGAGATGCTGGACATCATCGCGCTGGTCGAGCAGGCGCAGCTGACACCGCAGGCGCGCAATTTCTGGTGGGTGCTGCGGGCATTTGCCGAGGGCGTGGCGACCAGCCAGATTCCCGCCGAGCTGTATGTCAAGCAGCTGTTTGCCAGGATTAACCTGCAAATCCGGCGTCTCAGCGAAGGCTCGGCCAGCATCGCCGAACGTCTGCTGCGTGATGCGCTGTTCTTCATTGCCCGCATTGAGCGACCGTCGCCGCTGGCGCAGCAAGTCCGCGCTGCCTATGACCTCGCCGGCAGGGTGCCGCAGGATTATGCGCGGCCCCGGTATAGCGCCGTCGATAGCGATGCGCTGGAGCAGGCGCGCGAGCATCTGCTTCATGCGAAGCAATTGTGGAATCGCCTGGCTGCCGGTGACGCCAGCGTGGCCGCCGCATTCGAAGCCGACACGCATCACCTGGCCGAGGCCGGTACCCGGCTCGGTGCGCCGGCGCTAGCCAAGTTCCTGCGTGAATTCAATGGCATCGCCCGTCATGCTGCGCACAGCCGGCCGGGCGACCAGCTGGGCCTGGATGTCGCGACCGGCCTGCTGTTTATCGATAACGCGCTGACCAATCTGGGCAGTCTCGACGAAGGCTTTGCCACGCGGGCCGATGCGCTCAGTGCGCGCCTGCTATCGCTGGTGGCCGGCGAGGAGCCGCCTGATGCCGGCGGCTGGCTCGACGACATGTCCCGTCAGGCGCAGCAGCGCCAGACCATGGCGGCACTGGCCGGAGAGATGCAATCGAACTTGCGGCAGGTCGAAAAAACCCTCGAAGATTATTTTCGCGACCCGCGCCAGCGTGCCGGTTTGCCATCGTTGCAGCCCGTATTGCACCAGATCGGGGGTGCGCTTGCGGTGCTCGATCAACAGGATGCGACACGGGCAGTCCGGCATATCGAGCGGGCGGTGCAGGCCTTTGCTGATCTGCCCGGAGATGCCGCGCCGGAGGCCGCGGCCTGCTCGGCCGTGGCCCAAAATATCGGCGCCTTGAGTTTCTTCATTGAAACACTGCAATTGCATTCCGACGCCGCCCGCGGGCACTTTAGCTTCGACGACGAGCAAGGCATTTTTCGTGCCGCGCTGACCGGAAAAAAGCCAGCGCCTGAGCGGGCACCGGCACATGATGCGGGCTTGCCGGTGCAGCCCGATCATGACCTCGCTCAGGCCAATCTCAGTGCCGTTCTGGCAGACATATCGCTTGATTTTGCAGACATTCCGGCCGTGCCGGAAGACGTGACCGTTGAGCAGGAAATGCGTCAGCACCAGCAGCAATGTGCCGACCTGGCTGTCGCGCTGGTCGAGCGTCCGGATGATCCGGCGCTGCAGGAAAAATTACGCAGTGTGCTGCAGCAAGTCCAGCGTGACGCCCGACTGCTCGACCATCCCGAAGCCGGTGAACGGGCGAGCGCAGCCATCGCGCTGCTGGCGCAAGCAGATTTTGTGGCCTCGTCCGGAGCGCTGGTCAGCCTGTTGCCCGGCGGCGCCGCGTTGCCGGTCGCACCTGCCATACCGGCACCGCAGACCAAGGCTGCCGTCGATGCCGAGCTGCTGGAAATTTTTCTGGCTGAAGCGGGTGAAGTGCTGGACGCGGTGCGCACGACGCTGCCGCAACTGCAAGCCAATCCGCAAGACAACTTTCACCTCGCTAGCCTGCGCCGGGGTTTTCATACGCTCAAGGGCAGCGGCCGCATGGTCGGCCTGGACGCCTTCGGCAATGCGGCATGGAGCATCGAACAAGTACTCAACCGCCATGTCGCCGATGAAAAAGGCGCGACGCCCGAGGTGCTCGGGCTGATCGGACAGGCCGGACAATTGCTCACCGCCTGGGTCGGCGAGCTCAGTACCGATGGACACTCCGGGCATGACGGACTGGCACTGATCGATGCCGCGCAGCGCCTGCTGGATGGTGCGCCGCTGCGGCTCGATGTGCCGGCGGCCGGCGAAGAACCTATCGCGCCTGTCGTCGAGCCGGAAGCCACGGCGGCACCGGTGACGGCCGTCGGTAGTGCTGAAGTGATCGCCTTCCCGGGCACGACTGTGCCGGTGCGCGACGACAACGTACGGCGTATCGGTGACCTAGAAATCAGCGTAACGCTGCACAGCATCTATCTGGCCGAAACCGATGACCTGGTGCGACTGCTGTCGCACGACCTCGACGAGTGGCGACATGAACCGGAGCGACGTGTCTCGGTGCATGCCGTGCATGCGGCGCATTCGCTGGCAGGCAGCTCGGCCACGGTCGGGTTCAAGGCAATGCAGGAACTGGCGCACGGCCTCGAAGACATCCTGCAACTGCTGGCGCGCAAAACTGTCGTACTGGAAGCGGCCGATTTCGACCGGATTGCGCAATGCCTGGTCCTGATGAAGGGCATGCTGCAGGAATTTGCGCTAGGCGACTTGCCCTTGCCGCAGCCGGTGCAGCTCAACCTGCTGATAGCGCTGTTGCATGAGCTCGACGCCCGCGCGGCCGTGGTGGTCGCGTTGCCCGGTGCAGACGAACCGGACGGTGCTGTCGCCGGCCCCGAGGCCGAACTCGAAGAACTGCTTCAACCTGCGTTGCTCCCAATGCCCGTTACAGCGGCTGTCATCGATGAACTCGATGCCGATCTGCTGCCGATTTTCCTCGAAGAAGGCCGCGACATGCTGCCGCAAATGGGCACCGCATTGCGCGGCTGGCAAAACGAGTTGACCAGTACTGCGCTACCGCAATCGGTGCTGCGCCTGCTGCATACGATCAAGGGCAGCGCCCGCATGGCCGGGGCGATGCAGTTGGGCCAGTACCTGCACGACACCGAAAGCCAGATCGAGACGCTCTTGCACGTCGGTCAGCCGCATCACGCTGCGCTCGACGCATTGCTGGCACGGCATGATCACAGCCTGCACTTGTTCGACTTGCTGCAGAATCCGGCAGTGGCACCGGTCGATGAAGTGCCGATGCCTGAGCGCGCGGTGCCCGCCGGTCTGTCACCGCCGGAGACCGTTACGCCGGCATTGTCTGCCGCTGCCACCGGCACCGCGACCATGGTGCGCGTGCGGGCCGATATCCTCGATCGCCTGGTCAACCAGGCCGGCGAAGTCTCGATCTCGCGGTCGCGACTGGAGACCGAAGTCGGCACGCTGCGCCAGTCACTATCCGAACTGACCGACAACGTCGCCCGCTTGCGCGATCAACTGCGCGAAATCGAACTACAGGCCGATAGCCAGATCACGTCACGCAGGGCGCTGTCGCCCGATGGCGAATTCGATCCGCTCGAATTCGATCGCTACACGCGCTTGCAGGAACTCACACGGATGATGGCCGAGAGCGTCAGCGACGTCGCTTCGGTCCAGCAAAACCTGACCCGTACTGTCGACGAGGCCAGTGTCGAACTCGTCAGCCAGGCACGCTTGACGCGCGAGCTGCAGCAAGACCTGATGCGCGTGCGCATGGTGCCGTTCTCCAGCATCGCCGAGCGGCTCTACCGCGTGACGCGCCAGGTATCGAAGGAAGTCGACAAGCGGGTCAACCTCGATATCCGCGGTGGCAACGTCGAGATCGATCGTGGCGTGCTCGAAAAAATGGCAGGGCCGTTCGAGCACCTGCTGCGCAATGCCATCGTCCACGGTATCGAGCACCGCGAACAGCGCCGCGCTGCCGGCAAAAATGAAACCGGCGAATTACGCGTCGAAATCCGCCAGGAAGGTAACGAAGTCGTGCTGCAATTTTCCGACGACGGTGGCGGGTTAGACCTGCAGCGCATCCGCAGCAAGGCCCTGGCGACCGGCTTGCTGGCACCCGGACGGGAACTTGCCGAGGCTGAGCTCACCGACCTGATTTTCAATCCGGGTTTTTCGACGGTTGTCGAAGTGACCGAACTGGCCGGGCGCGGCATCGGCATGGATGTCGTGCGTGCCGAAGCCGGCAGCCTCGGCGGTCGGGTGGCGATTGCCACGCAAGCCGGGCAGGGTGCGCATTTCACTATCCACTTGCCGCTGACGCTGGCGGTAACGCAAGTCGTCGTCCTGCGTACCGGCGACAAGATCTATGCCGTGCCCTCGGTGCTGGTCGAGCAGGTGCAGCAGCTCAAGGCCACCGCGCTGGCCAGTGCCTACAGCGACGGTGCCATCCAGTGGCAAGGCCAGCGCGTGCCGCTGTTTTATCTGCCAACCTTGCTGGGTGACCGCCAGACCATTGCCGTCACCCAGCAATATGCACCGGTCATCATCCTGCGCAGCGGCAATGACCGCGTCGCGATCCATGTCGATGACATCCAGGGCAATCGCGAGGTCGTGGTCAAGAACATCGGCCCGCAACTGGCGCGCATGGTCGGCATCGCCGGTGCCACGGTGCTCGGCTCCGGCGAGATCATCCTGATCCTCAATCCGGTGCCGCTGGCACAACGCGCGCTGCTCGAGACCGCGCGTCTGCCACTCCTCGACAATATCGGTACCGTCGCAGATGCCCGCCAGCCGGTGCAGGGCTTGCGCGCGCAATCCATCGTCATGGTGGTCGATGACTCGCTGACCGTACGACGTGTGACGCAACGTCTGCTGGCCCGCGAGGGGTTTCAGGTGGTGCTGGCCAAGGATGGCATCGATGCGCTTGAGCAATTGCAATCGATCACGCCCGACATCATGCTGGTCGATATCGAGATGCCGCGCATGGATGGGTTCGACCTGACCCGCAATGTACGCGGCGATGAACGCACCCGCGCCATCCCTATCATCATGATCACCTCACGCACGGCCGCCAAGCACCGTAATTACGCGATGGAACTGGGTGTCGATGCGTATCTGGGCAAGCCGTATCAGGAAGCGGATTTGCTGGGAGAAATTCGTGAATTTTTGGGACGCAAAGTGAGTGGCGGCTGA
- a CDS encoding YqgE/AlgH family protein, translating to MATRKKTPPRTAGNEPHQDPAGLADIDGAPFGMDLTNHFLIAMPAMADPVFGGTVIYLCEHNARGALGVIINKPTDMTLQVLFERVDLTLEINPRHPTLPDHPVMFGGPVQLERGFVLHAPPGSFSSMMKVTDEIALTTSKDVLEAVAGGQGPERLLVTLGCSGWSAGQLEDEIIRNGWLTVAADPAVIFDLPVEQRFTAAIRLLGIDPNMLNAGAGHA from the coding sequence ATGGCGACGCGCAAAAAAACTCCCCCAAGAACTGCCGGCAACGAGCCGCATCAAGACCCGGCCGGACTGGCCGACATCGATGGCGCGCCGTTCGGCATGGACCTGACGAATCACTTCCTGATCGCGATGCCGGCGATGGCCGATCCGGTTTTTGGCGGCACCGTGATTTATCTGTGCGAACACAATGCCCGCGGCGCCCTCGGCGTCATCATCAACAAGCCCACCGACATGACGCTGCAAGTGCTGTTCGAACGAGTCGACCTGACACTCGAAATCAATCCCCGGCATCCGACGTTGCCGGACCATCCGGTGATGTTCGGCGGACCGGTACAGCTCGAACGCGGCTTTGTACTGCATGCGCCGCCCGGATCGTTTTCATCGATGATGAAAGTCACTGACGAGATCGCGCTGACCACCTCGAAAGACGTCCTCGAAGCGGTCGCCGGCGGCCAGGGGCCGGAGCGCTTGCTGGTCACGCTGGGCTGCTCCGGCTGGAGCGCCGGCCAGCTCGAAGATGAAATCATCCGCAATGGCTGGCTTACCGTTGCCGCCGACCCGGCTGTCATTTTCGACCTGCCGGTCGAACAGCGCTTCACCGCCGCAATCCGCCTGCTCGGCATTGATCCGAACATGCTCAACGCCGGGGCGGGGCATGCCTGA
- a CDS encoding deoxyribodipyrimidine photo-lyase, translating into MTTASLPDLPYSRSLMWFRRDLRVFDQAALHHALTQSRAVFCVFIFDSDILQHLPGQDRRIEFLHASLTELHAELVKLGGALIVRHARAVEAIPALALELGVEAVFINHDYEPQAIARDATIATALQQHDIALHSSKDQVVFENDEVLSLAGKPFSVFTPYKNAWLRQLQFDSTDVHVRAHPVEPLADRFAVSAIAHVMPTLAELGFAPSNFAQLNIPTGMSGGQQLVDNFMERIDRYKQTRDFPAVKGPSYLSVHLRFGTVSIRHLARRACEAARIAADASGANTWLAELVWRDFYFMILQHHPHVVRGAFKPDYDAIQWETGPAADTLFQAWCDGRTGYPLVDAAMAQINQTGYMHNRLRMVTACFLIKDLGIDWRRGEAYFAEKLIDFDLSANNGGWQWASSSGCDAQPYFRIFNPITQSEKFDTDGRFIRRYLPQLAQLGNKQIHAPWLLTKMELDHAGVELGVNYPLPVVQHDVARKQTLARYAVVKKVTVTDAESDAD; encoded by the coding sequence ATGACCACTGCCTCCTTGCCTGACTTGCCATATTCCCGCTCACTGATGTGGTTCCGGCGCGACCTGCGCGTGTTCGACCAGGCCGCGCTGCATCACGCACTGACGCAAAGCCGCGCTGTGTTTTGCGTCTTCATTTTCGACAGTGACATCCTGCAGCACTTGCCCGGACAAGACCGCCGTATCGAATTCCTGCATGCCAGCCTGACCGAATTGCACGCTGAACTGGTCAAGCTCGGCGGTGCGCTGATCGTGCGTCATGCCCGCGCGGTCGAGGCAATTCCCGCGCTGGCTCTTGAACTGGGCGTCGAGGCAGTCTTCATCAATCACGATTACGAACCGCAAGCGATCGCACGCGACGCCACCATCGCCACCGCGCTGCAGCAGCACGACATCGCGCTGCACAGTAGCAAGGACCAGGTCGTCTTCGAGAACGATGAAGTGCTGTCGCTGGCCGGCAAACCGTTCTCGGTCTTCACGCCGTACAAAAATGCCTGGCTCAGGCAATTGCAGTTCGATAGCACCGATGTGCACGTGCGCGCCCATCCGGTCGAGCCGCTTGCCGACCGCTTCGCCGTCAGTGCGATCGCGCACGTCATGCCGACGCTGGCCGAACTCGGTTTTGCACCCTCTAATTTTGCACAATTGAACATACCCACTGGCATGTCCGGAGGCCAGCAACTGGTCGACAATTTCATGGAGCGCATCGACAGGTACAAGCAGACCCGCGACTTCCCTGCCGTCAAGGGACCGTCGTACCTGTCGGTGCATTTGCGCTTCGGTACCGTGTCGATCCGCCATCTGGCGCGACGCGCTTGCGAAGCGGCGCGTATCGCAGCCGATGCCAGCGGCGCGAATACGTGGCTGGCCGAACTGGTCTGGCGAGATTTTTACTTCATGATTTTGCAGCATCATCCGCACGTGGTGCGCGGTGCGTTCAAGCCCGATTACGATGCGATCCAATGGGAAACCGGTCCGGCTGCCGATACCCTGTTCCAGGCCTGGTGCGATGGTCGCACCGGTTATCCGCTGGTCGACGCGGCGATGGCGCAGATCAACCAGACCGGCTACATGCACAACCGGTTGCGGATGGTTACTGCCTGTTTTTTAATCAAGGACCTCGGCATCGACTGGCGTCGCGGCGAAGCCTACTTTGCTGAAAAACTGATCGACTTCGACCTGTCGGCCAACAACGGCGGCTGGCAATGGGCCTCGTCGTCGGGCTGTGATGCGCAACCGTATTTCCGCATCTTCAACCCGATCACCCAGTCCGAAAAATTCGACACCGACGGCCGCTTCATCCGCCGCTATCTGCCGCAATTGGCGCAACTGGGTAACAAGCAGATTCATGCGCCGTGGCTACTGACGAAGATGGAGCTGGATCACGCCGGCGTCGAACTGGGTGTCAATTACCCGCTGCCGGTGGTGCAGCATGATGTGGCGCGCAAGCAGACGCTGGCGCGCTATGCGGTGGTCAAGAAAGTGACCGTCACGGACGCGGAATCCGACGCAGATTGA
- a CDS encoding aspartate carbamoyltransferase catalytic subunit codes for MHNPQLNKDGDLQHLLTIEGLPKRIVLDILDTAQSFVGISDREVKKVPLMRGKSVFNLFFENSTRTRTTFEIASKRLSADVINLNIQASSATKGESLLDTIDNLAAMHADMFVVRHASSGAPHLIARHLVETGQSHVHVVNAGDGRHAHPTQGLLDMYTIRHYKKDFSNLTVAIVGDILHSRVARSDIHALTTLGVPEIRAIAPRTLLPAGLDQMGVRVFTDINEGLKGVDVIIMLRLQNERMSGALLPSAQEFFKSYGLTPERLALAKPDAIVMHPGPMNRGVEIDSAVADGKQAVILPQVTFGIAVRMAVMSILASK; via the coding sequence ATGCATAACCCGCAACTGAACAAGGATGGCGACCTGCAGCATCTGCTGACCATCGAAGGCCTGCCGAAACGTATCGTGCTGGATATCCTCGACACCGCACAATCGTTTGTCGGCATCAGCGACCGCGAAGTCAAGAAGGTCCCGCTGATGCGCGGCAAGAGCGTCTTCAACCTGTTTTTCGAAAACTCGACGCGCACCCGCACCACCTTCGAGATCGCCTCGAAGCGTCTGTCGGCCGATGTCATCAACCTCAATATCCAGGCCTCGAGTGCGACCAAAGGCGAGTCGCTGCTCGACACCATCGACAACCTCGCAGCCATGCATGCCGACATGTTCGTCGTGCGCCATGCCTCGTCCGGTGCGCCGCACCTGATCGCGCGGCATCTGGTCGAGACCGGCCAGTCGCACGTCCACGTGGTCAATGCCGGCGACGGCCGTCACGCCCATCCGACCCAGGGCTTGCTGGACATGTACACGATCCGGCATTACAAAAAAGACTTCAGCAATCTGACGGTCGCCATCGTCGGCGACATCCTGCACAGCCGCGTGGCGCGCTCGGACATCCATGCATTGACCACGCTGGGCGTGCCGGAAATCCGCGCGATTGCGCCGCGCACGCTGCTGCCGGCCGGCCTCGACCAGATGGGTGTGCGGGTCTTCACCGACATCAACGAAGGCTTGAAAGGCGTTGACGTGATCATCATGCTGCGCCTGCAAAACGAACGCATGAGCGGCGCGCTGTTGCCCTCGGCGCAAGAGTTTTTCAAGAGCTATGGCCTGACTCCGGAGCGCCTCGCACTGGCCAAGCCCGACGCCATCGTCATGCATCCCGGACCGATGAACCGGGGTGTCGAAATCGACTCGGCCGTGGCCGACGGCAAGCAGGCCGTGATCCTGCCGCAAGTGACGTTTGGCATCGCAGTCCGGATGGCAGTAATGAGCATATTGGCGAGCAAATAA
- a CDS encoding dihydroorotase, with product MKLHIQHGHLIDPANGIDAPHDVYIDSGIIVGIGTRPDGFEVSRVFDATGLVVAPGLVDLSVRLREPGYEYKATLESEMQAALQGGVTSLVCPPDTDPVLDEPGLVEMLKHRARILNQSHVYPLGALTRGLKGEALSEMYELTEAGCIGFSQADEPVLDTNVLLRALQYAQTFGYTVWLRPQHPHIGVTGIAHSGPIASRLGLSGVPVMAETISLQTIFELVRATGARVHLCRISSAAGIELVRAAKKEGLPLTCDVGAHYLHLTDLDIGFFDSNARLSPPLRSQRDRDALRAGLLDGTVDAICSDHAPVDDDEKLMPFAEASPGATGLELLLSLALKWADEDIDAKAGPLSRALAKITVDAARVAGLPAGKLSVGSVADLCIFDPAARWKVEAKALASQGKHTPFLGYELGARVMATVVSGRLAYLRGA from the coding sequence ATGAAACTGCATATCCAGCACGGCCACCTGATCGATCCCGCCAACGGCATCGACGCACCGCATGACGTCTACATTGATTCCGGCATCATCGTCGGCATCGGCACCAGGCCGGACGGCTTTGAAGTCAGTCGTGTGTTCGATGCCACCGGCCTGGTTGTCGCGCCCGGCCTGGTCGACCTGAGCGTGCGCTTGCGCGAACCCGGCTACGAATACAAGGCCACCCTCGAATCCGAAATGCAGGCTGCGTTGCAAGGTGGCGTGACCAGCCTGGTCTGCCCGCCCGACACCGATCCGGTGCTCGACGAGCCTGGCCTGGTCGAAATGCTCAAGCACCGCGCGCGCATCCTGAACCAGTCGCATGTGTACCCGCTGGGCGCGTTGACGCGCGGCCTGAAGGGCGAGGCGCTCAGCGAAATGTACGAACTCACCGAAGCCGGCTGCATCGGCTTTTCGCAAGCCGATGAACCGGTGCTCGATACCAACGTCCTGCTGCGCGCCTTGCAATATGCGCAGACCTTCGGCTACACGGTCTGGCTACGGCCGCAACATCCGCACATCGGCGTGACCGGCATCGCGCACAGCGGACCGATCGCCTCGCGGCTGGGTTTGTCGGGCGTACCGGTGATGGCCGAAACCATCTCGCTGCAAACTATTTTTGAACTGGTGCGTGCCACCGGCGCGCGGGTCCACCTGTGCCGGATCTCCTCGGCGGCCGGCATCGAACTGGTGCGCGCGGCCAAGAAGGAAGGCTTGCCGCTGACTTGCGACGTCGGTGCGCATTACCTGCATCTGACCGACCTTGACATCGGCTTCTTCGATTCGAACGCGCGCCTGTCGCCGCCGCTGCGTTCGCAGCGCGACCGCGATGCACTGCGTGCCGGCCTGCTCGATGGCACCGTCGATGCGATCTGCTCCGACCATGCGCCGGTCGACGACGACGAAAAACTGATGCCGTTTGCCGAAGCGTCGCCGGGTGCGACTGGTCTGGAGTTATTGCTCTCGCTGGCGCTCAAATGGGCCGACGAAGACATCGATGCCAAGGCCGGACCACTGTCGCGGGCGCTGGCCAAGATCACGGTGGATGCGGCCCGCGTGGCCGGTTTGCCCGCCGGGAAACTGTCGGTCGGCAGCGTCGCCGATCTGTGCATTTTCGATCCGGCAGCGCGCTGGAAAGTCGAAGCCAAAGCGCTCGCCAGCCAGGGCAAGCACACGCCGTTCCTCGGCTACGAACTCGGTGCGCGCGTGATGGCGACCGTGGTATCGGGACGGCTGGCTTACCTGCGCGGCGCATGA
- the ruvX gene encoding Holliday junction resolvase RuvX translates to METVLGFDFGLKRIGVAVGNTVIRQAQALTIIDAATNDAKFAAIAALVASWQPARCIVGMPFHPDGAEHEMSVRCRRFANQLHGRYGLPTVLVDERYTSAVLGQQRGERIDDRAAALILQQYFDDNADAHSSP, encoded by the coding sequence ATGGAAACCGTCCTCGGGTTTGATTTCGGCCTCAAGCGCATTGGCGTGGCTGTCGGTAATACGGTAATCCGGCAGGCGCAAGCACTCACCATCATCGATGCCGCCACCAACGACGCCAAGTTCGCCGCTATCGCCGCGCTGGTCGCCAGCTGGCAACCGGCCCGCTGTATTGTTGGCATGCCGTTCCATCCGGACGGTGCCGAACATGAAATGTCGGTACGCTGCCGCCGTTTTGCCAATCAATTGCATGGCCGCTACGGTTTGCCCACCGTGTTGGTCGATGAACGCTATACCTCGGCCGTCCTCGGCCAGCAGCGCGGCGAGCGGATCGACGATCGTGCCGCCGCGCTGATTTTGCAACAATACTTTGACGATAATGCCGATGCCCACTCTTCCCCATGA
- the pyrR gene encoding bifunctional pyr operon transcriptional regulator/uracil phosphoribosyltransferase PyrR: MPTLPHELDAEALYADLERQIAAVLGSTEHVALVGIYSGGAWLAERLAKALKIEDRLGFIDVSFYRDDVAEKGLHAAVKPTQIGFEVEGATILLVDDVLYTGRTTRAAINELFDYGRPARVLLATLIDRGGRELPVAPDFVAATVTLAPDQNLILQQGADGALSLTVNHA; encoded by the coding sequence ATGCCCACTCTTCCCCATGAACTTGATGCCGAGGCGCTGTATGCCGACCTCGAGCGACAGATTGCCGCCGTACTCGGCAGCACCGAACACGTCGCGCTGGTCGGGATTTATTCCGGCGGTGCGTGGCTCGCCGAGCGACTGGCCAAAGCCCTGAAGATCGAAGACCGGCTCGGCTTCATTGATGTCTCGTTCTATCGCGATGACGTCGCCGAAAAAGGTTTGCACGCAGCCGTCAAGCCCACCCAGATCGGCTTCGAAGTCGAGGGTGCCACCATTCTGCTGGTCGACGATGTGCTCTACACCGGACGCACCACGCGCGCGGCCATCAATGAACTGTTCGACTACGGCCGTCCGGCGCGCGTCCTGCTGGCGACGCTGATCGATCGTGGTGGCCGCGAATTGCCGGTTGCGCCGGACTTCGTCGCCGCCACCGTCACGCTCGCGCCCGACCAGAACCTGATCCTGCAACAAGGCGCCGATGGCGCGCTCTCCCTCACGGTGAATCATGCATAA